The Apium graveolens cultivar Ventura chromosome 6, ASM990537v1, whole genome shotgun sequence genome contains a region encoding:
- the LOC141665066 gene encoding putative germin-like protein 2-1, producing MVSSFGTKVLLIGFLSSMTCFVALATDNNPLQDFCVADANSPVLLLLSVLVNGLVCKDPKVVTENDFFTSGLNVAGDTSSNLVGSNVTTVNVARIPGLNTLGISLVRIDFAPYGINAPHTHPRATEILTVIKGTLRVGFVTSNPDNRHITKVLNEGDVFVFPEGLIHYQQNIGHDNAVVIAALSSQNPGVITIANAVFGANPDISADILAKAFQLNKNTVRQLQALF from the exons ATGGTTTCTTCATTCGGTACTAAAGTTCTTCTCATAGGTTTCTTAAGTAGTATGACTTGCTTTGTTGCTCTGGCAACTGATAATAATCCTCTTCAGGATTTTTGTGTTGCTGATGCAAATAGCCCAG TTTTACTTCTTCTTTCAGTTTTGGTGAACGGACTAGTTTGTAAGGACCCCAAGGTTGTAACCGAAAACGACTTCTTTACTAGCGGATTGAACGTAGCTGGTGACACATCGTCCAATCTAGTTGGATCAAATGTAACTACAGTTAATGTTGCTAGGATTCCTGGACTCAACACTCTTGGCATTTCTCTTGTTCGTATCGACTTTGCACCCTATGGAATCAATGCTCCACACACGCATCCCCGTGCTACTGAAATTTTGACAGTTATCAAAGGTACATTGAGGGTTGGATTTGTCACTTCGAATCCAGATAATCGACATATCACCAAAGTTCTTAACGAAGGTGATGTGTTTGTGTTCCCAGAAGGTCTTATACACTACCAACAAAATATTGGACATGATAATGCAGTAGTGATTGCTGCTCTCAGCAGCCAAAATCCGGGGGTTATCACAATTGCAAATGCTGTATTTGGAGCCAATCCAGATATATCTGCTGATATTCTTGCCAAGGCTTTTCAACTAAACAAAAACACAGTCCGACAGCTGCAGGCTCTATTTTAA
- the LOC141667406 gene encoding putative germin-like protein 2-1, with amino-acid sequence MDSSGGSKILFICLIVTAMTCFVALATDNNPLQDFCVADANSPVLVNGLVCKDPKVVTENDFFTGGLNVAGDTSSNKVGSNVTTVNVARIPGLNTLGISLVRIDFAPWGINAPHTHPRATEILTVIKGTLRVGFVTSNPDNRHITKDLNEGDVFVFPQGLIHYQQNIGYGNAVAIAGLNSQNPGVITIANAVFGANRDISADILAKAFQLNKNTVQQLQALF; translated from the exons ATGGATTCTTCAGGTggctccaaaattctttttatATGTTTAATAGTAACTGCTATGACTTGCTTTGTTGCTCTGGCAACTGATAATAATCCTCTTCAGGATTTCTGTGTTGCTGATGCAAATAGCCCAG TTTTGGTGAACGGACTAGTTTGTAAGGACCCCAAGGTTGTAACTGAAAACGACTTCTTTACTGGCGGATTGAACGTAGCTGGTGACACATCATCCAATAAAGTTGGATCAAATGTAACTACAGTTAATGTTGCTAGGATTCCTGGACTCAACACTCTTGGCATTTCTCTTGTTCGTATCGACTTTGCACCATGGGGAATCAATGCTCCACATACTCATCCTCGTGCTACTGAAATTTTGACAGTTATCAAAGGTACATTGAGGGTTGGATTTGTCACTTCGAATCCAGATAATCGACACATCACCAAAGATCTTAACGAAGGTGATGTGTTTGTGTTCCCTCAAGGCCTTATACACTACCAACAAAATATTGGATATGGTAATGCAGTAGCAATTGCTGGTCTCAACAGCCAAAACCCAGGGGTTATCACCATTGCAAATGCCGTATTCGGAGCCAATCGTGATATATCAGCTGACATTCTTGCCAAGGCTTTCCAACTAAACAAAAACACCGTCCAACAGCTGCAGGCTCTATTTTAA